The Cucurbita pepo subsp. pepo cultivar mu-cu-16 chromosome LG18, ASM280686v2, whole genome shotgun sequence nucleotide sequence TGCAGGTTGCTAAAGACCCATCTGGTAAAGAGATTAATGCACTTGAACAGCACATTAAGAACGTGTTGACGCCATCAACCCCATTTTTCTTTAACACCCTTTATGATCCATTTAGAGAAGGTGCTGATTTTGTCCGTGGATATCCATTCACTCTCCGTGAAGGTGTCCCCACCGCAGTGTCTCATGGCCTATGGCTAAACATTCCAGATTATGATGCACCCACCCAACTCGTCAAACCACTCGAGAGAAACACAAGGTACTTGTAACATCTCAATCGTATGAGAGCAGATATTGTGTTTCAAGCTTTctctcacgatttttaaaacgcgtttgtttgAAGAGATTTCAACAGtcttataaaaattgtttcGTTTCCCCCTCctaccgatgtgggatcttataatccacccccatttggggccaacgtccttgcgtacactcattcatctttcatttccctctccaaccgatgtgaaatctcacaatccaccccatttggGCTCAGCTTCCTTACTAATACttattcttctctccaatcgatataagatctcacaatccaacccccttcgaggccagcgttctcgctggcacaccgtccaatatctgactctaataccatttttaaaacgcgtatgttaggagaaggtttccacaccatttgaagaatgttttgttcccctcttcaaccgatgtgagatctcataatcacCCTTCGGGGCCGTTAAGAGTGATGCTCGCCAAACattgtagagagagatttggaTTTCATGATGTTTGCTTCTGAAAATCTAATGTTTTGACGGTATGATGTTCACATCACAGGTACGTCAATGCGGTTCTGACGGTACCAAAGGGCACTCTCTTTCCCATGTGTGGAATGAATCTAGCATTCAACCGTGAACTAATTGGTCCCGCCATGTACTTTGGACTCATGGGAAATGGCCAACCCATCGGTCGCTATGACGATATGTGGGCTGGCTGGTGTATGAAGGTATACACAATTTAACCATTTCTTCAGTAGTACAATGTTCAAGTCAAACCAAATGGTCGACATTTTTGTAGGTTATTTGTGACCACTTGGGATTTGGAGTGAAGACGGGATTGCCATATATCTGGCACAGCAAGGCAAGCAACCCATTTACAAACCTGAAGAAGGAATACAAAGGAATCTATTGGCAAGAACAGATCATACCCTTTTTCCAAACTGTTACCCTACCAAAGCATTGCGACACTGTGCAGAAGTGCTATATTGAACTCTCCAAGCTGGTCAGGGAAAACCTCAGTTCAGTCGATGAGTATTTTGTCAGGCTTGCCGATGCCATGCTCACTTGGATTGAAGCTTGGAATGAGCTGAATCCATCTGGAGAGGAAGCAACTGAGTTATCCAAGGTTGTTTCAGAATAGTTTACTCATTGTTTTTTACTTCtgtttttaagatttaatgtttattaCACTAAATGGTTAATTACTTACTATTTAAGATTTCgttcaaatgaaaatttgactCATGCTGCTTTGCttatatctctctctcttatccgaaacatttcttgttcttcctttttttttttttacttataaatgtGCTTTTAAATGGAGATCGTTTACTAAAATATATGAACAAGAACATTTTAGTACGTCTAGTGTCACAATTTTATTGAGagaaagtaggttgtgacctcCACACATCAAGACCGACAAAAGGCGACCCTCGAGTGGCGTCCATCTAGCCATGTTTAGGCTAAGATTGagaagtgtcatgatgcgGCTGAGGAGAacggtgcatcatccaacacatcaAAAGTGTGTATTGAAAATAAGTTGGGGCATATGTAAAGTTTGAGAGAACGAGGCAACACGAGTGTCGAAGACAAGCTCGAATAGGGCTGGGTAGGGCCTCAGGTCATAGCCTCAGAAGTCGGGGTTTTGATATGAGTTTTGGCATGTTGCTCGAGAATTAAGTTCAtttatatgaaagatgaaagttcaacaaatttggtgtcaatcggaTACTTGACAGACTATACACGAGACCGTATGTCCGCTCGCCAAGAAAATGTTTACTCGAGAAGGATTGGAAATGCCTCCAAATGTATTATAGGCATAGTGCTCGCTCTCCACCACCTCTGGGCCCTTTGGCCTAAGCGAGCTACTCTGTGACACATGCATGTGTTACAGCGTGCGCAAGCGTCATGTGACAAGCGGTCTCAAGGGTCTTACAAGGACAATACCGAGCGGCACAGGTGTTGGTATTGTGCCCCAGCCGATGTGTCAAAATAGTACAACATCACGATGTATGAGTCGTATTGTTGGAAACTAAGATGACAGTGAGATGCAACGTTATGTCGcaacgattgaacatgcacggaCGAACAACGTGTATGACCGAACAAGCTTGGACTACACACAAGCAATGTTCGGTTGGCTTTGACAAACCTCGtccaacaaagccacaaagctaaataaaaaatgaatacgAGGCTTGAGTTTCTCTTAAGACTTGTCATGAGCATGTTAAGATCACGACGCCACACCAACCATGGCTTAGCTAAAAAAGCATAGTAAAGTGGTAACATAAACTCCTCGGCCAATAAACATTTCAGGATCCATTCCTGTATTGGTACGATATTATCCACTCTACCAAAAGATTTCCTACCAGTAAAGATCCTGTCTACACTAACATACTTGAACACGACTATGTTCACATCTCCACCATTGTTCGAGAGCTATAACGAGCCTCGGGCGTTATCACTCCGACTTCC carries:
- the LOC111779710 gene encoding UDP-arabinopyranose mutase 1-like; translated protein: MCRTQEIKLSSHSTALNHQASAMANTKLGPVLKDELDIVIPTIRNLDFLEMWRPFFQPYHLIIVQDGDPSKTIRVPDGFDYELYNRMDIDRILGPKASCISFKDSACRCFGYLISKKKYIFTIDDDCFVAKDPSGKEINALEQHIKNVLTPSTPFFFNTLYDPFREGADFVRGYPFTLREGVPTAVSHGLWLNIPDYDAPTQLVKPLERNTRYVNAVLTVPKGTLFPMCGMNLAFNRELIGPAMYFGLMGNGQPIGRYDDMWAGWCMKVICDHLGFGVKTGLPYIWHSKASNPFTNLKKEYKGIYWQEQIIPFFQTVTLPKHCDTVQKCYIELSKLVRENLSSVDEYFVRLADAMLTWIEAWNELNPSGEEATELSKVVSE